In Pyrus communis chromosome 1, drPyrComm1.1, whole genome shotgun sequence, the following are encoded in one genomic region:
- the LOC137732948 gene encoding leucine-rich repeat receptor-like serine/threonine-protein kinase SKM1: MMIKMEKRQHHQTRLIWCMLVFLFFFSIHTCALDGSEERQLLLSFKASVNDPSHYLSNWNTSANTLCNWHGITCNDNNNIKAIELTGRNISGKLSSSIFHLSHIETIDLSNNQLSGQLPKDMFISGSNSLRRLNFSNNILTSTLPQGSLTTLEVLDLSNNMISGIIPNDVGLLSTLKFLDLGGNMLVGTIPSSISNMSSLEYLTLASNQLVGKIPTQLGQMKNLKWIYLGYNNLSGNIPEQIGNLFLLNHLNLVYNNLTGEIPITISNLTNLRYLFLYGNKLTGPVPQSLFSLEKLVSLDLSDNFLSGEIPECVFNLQNVEILHLFSNNFTGKIPKALASLPRLQVLQLWSNKFSGQIPKRLGNQNSLTVLDLSSNNLTGKIPDTLCDSGRLFKLILFSNSLEGAIPLSLSSCKSLSRVRLQNNRLSGELSAEFTKLPLVYFLDISGNNLSGRIDNRKWDMPSLQMLNMARNRFFGKLPETFGSQKLENLDLSENWFSGSILPSLGTFPELMQLKLSHNELSGPIPQQLSSCKKLVSLDLSHNRLTGTIPTSLSDMPVLGDLDLSENQISGEVPRNLGAKVSLVQVNISHNKLHGILPPTAVFLAIDASAVDGNNLCGGSDTMSALPPCKSVKRNPTWWFIVTCFLVALLAFGVASYLFVLLRRRKELEVKSVEIKERIWELQFFESKVSRSVTIHDILSAAKEGNIIAKGKTGISYKGESVSNGMQFVVKEDSVKSLPPSFWSQMVELGKLRHPNVIKLIGICHSEDDAYVLFEYCEGKVLTQVMRDLSWDQRRKIAVGIAKALRFLHCCCSPSLVAGCMSPEKVIVDAKGEPHIRLSLSAQVRTDSKGFIASAYIAPDAKESKVFTEKSDIYGFGLVLMELLTGKGPTDTEFGAHQSVVEWARYCYSDCHLDVWTDSMIREHVSSNQNEIVETMNLALHCTAGDPTARPCANELYKTLDSILRTSSSCVPGLKVSSPF; this comes from the exons ATGATGATCAAGATGGAAAAGAGACAACATCATCAAACACGTCTCATATGGTGCATGCTCGtgttcttattcttcttctcaATTCATACTTGTGCTTTGGATGGTAGTGAGGAACGTCAGCTTCTCTTATCCTTCAAAGCTTCTGTCAACGACCCTTCACACTACCTCTCAAACTGGAACACTTCAGCCAACACTTTATGCAATTGGCATGGCATCACATGCAACGACAATAACAACATCAAAGCCATCGAGCTCACCGGAAGAAACATCTCCGGCAAGTTATCATCCTCCATCTTCCACTTGTCCCACATCGAAACCATCGACCTCTCCAACAATCAGCTATCCGGTCAACTCCCCAAAGACATGTTCATCAGCGGGTCCAATTCGCTTCGCCGTCTCAATTTCAGCAACAATATCTTAACCAGCACACTTCCACAAGGCTCACTCACGACCCTTGAGGTACTAGACTTGTCCAACAACATGATTTCAGGCATAATCCCAAACGACGTCGGATTGCTTTCTACCTTGAAGTTTCTTGACCTTGGAGGAAATATGTTGGTGGGAACCATCCCTAGCTCCATATCAAACATGTCTAGCTTGGAGTACTTGACTTTGGCATCAAACCAACTTGTTGGAAAAATTCCAACACAATTAGGCCAAATGAAGAACTTGAAGTGGATCTACTTGGGCTACAACAATCTCTCCGGCAATATACCGGAACAAATTGGTAACCTTTTTCTGTTAAATCATCTCAATCTAGTTTACAACAACCTCACCGGAGAAATCCCAATCACAATCAGCAACCTTACAAATCTTCGGTACCTTTTCCTCTACGGAAACAAACTCACAGGTCCAGTTCCACAATCCTTATTCAGTCTCGAGAAACTCGTTTCTCTCGACCTTAGTGACAATTTTCTTTCAGGAGAGATTCCCGAATGTGTTTTCAACCTCCAAAACGTGGAAATCCTCCATCTTTTTTCAAACAACTTCACGGGAAAAATTCCCAAAGCTCTGGCTTCTCTGCCAAGGCTTCAAGTCCTTCAGTTATGGTCAAACAAGTTCTCGGGCCAAATCCCAAAACGTCTCGGAAATCAAAACAGCCTCACTGTCTTAGACCTTTCCTCAAACAACCTTACTGGGAAAATACCCGATACGCTATGCGACTCGGGCCGGCTTTTTAAGCTCATCCTCTTCTCGAATTCACTCGAAGGCGCAATCCCGCTAAGCTTGTCTTCTTGCAAGAGCTTGAGCAGAGTCAGACTCCAGAACAACCGACTTTCAGGTGAATTATCGGCAGAGTTCACCAAACTCCCACTTGTCTATTTCCTGGATATCTCGGGCAACAATCTCTCTGGAAGAATCGACAACAGAAAGTGGGACATGCCATCTCTTCAAATGCTGAATATGGCGAGAAATCGATTTTTTGGGAAGTTACCGGAAACTTTCGGGAGCCAAAAGCTGGAGAACTTGGACTTGTCCGAAAATTGGTTCTCAGGAAGTATCTTGCCGAGTCTCGGGACCTTTCCGGAGCTAATGCAATTGAAGCTTTCTCACAATGAGCTCTCTGGTCCAATCCCTCAACAATTGTCTTCATGCAAAAAACTCGTTAGCCTCGACCTCAGTCACAACCGCCTCACCGGCACGATTCCCACTAGCCTCTCTGATATGCCGGTTCTTGGGGACCTAGATTTGTCAGAAAACCAAATATCGGGCGAGGTTCCGCGGAATTTGGGCGCTAAAGTATCGCTTGTTCAAGTCAACATTTCCCACAACAAACTCCACGGCATATTGCCGCCCACAGCAGTGTTTCTTGCCATAGATGCCAGCGCAGTGGACGGCAACAACCTCTGTGGTGGCAGTGACACTATGAGTGCTCTACCGCCGTGTAAGAGCGTTAAGAGAAACCCTACTTGGTGGTTTATTGTCACGTGTTTTCTTGTTGCATTATTGGCTTTTGGAGTTGCCAGTTATTTGTTTGTGCTATTGAGGAGGAGAAAGGAATTGGAGGTTAAATCGGTGGAGATCAAAGAAAGGATTTGGGAGCTGCAGTTTTTCGAATCAAAGGTTTCAAGATCAGTTACGATTCATGACATTTTATCGGCAGCCAAAGAAGGTAATATCATTGCCAAGGGTAAGACTGGAATTTCATACAAGGGAGAATCGGTTTCCAACGGAATGCAATTCGTGGTAAAAGAGGATTCTGTGAAATCACTTCCACCAAGCTTTTGGTCACAGATGGTTGAACTTGGGAAGCTTAGGCACCCCAATGTGATCAAACTGATCGGAATATGTCATTCCGAAGACGATGCGTATGTGCTTTTTGAGTATTGTGAAGGGAAAGTGTTGACTCAAGTTATGAGGGATTTGAGTTGGGATCAGCGCCGGAAAATTGCCGTTGGGATTGCGAAAGCTCTGCGTTTCTTGCATTGTTGTTGCTCGCCGAGCCTTGTAGCTGGTTGTATGTCACCAGAGAAAGTGATTGTAGACGCAAAAGGTGAGCCTCATATTCGATTGAGTCTCTCCGCACAAGTTCGGACGGACTCCAAGGGATTCATTGCTTCTGCATACATTGCTCCGG ATGCTAAAGAAAGCAAAGTCTTTACAGAGAAGAGTGACATATATGGGTTTGGGCTCGTCTTGATGGAATTGCTGACCGGAAAAGGCCCCACCGACACTGAATTTGGCGCGCACCAGAGCGTCGTCGAATGGGCACGGTACTGCTACTCAGACTGCCATCTTGATGTCTGGACCGACTCGATGATCAGAGAACACGTGTCGAGCAATCAGAACGAGATTGTGGAAACCATGAACCTAGCTCTTCACTGCACTGCTGGTGACCCCACGGCTAGACCATGCGCGAATGAACTATATAAAACCTTAGACTCCATTCTGAGGACAAGTAGTTCTTGTGTTCCTGGCCTAAAAGTTTCTTCACCTTTTTGA